The following proteins come from a genomic window of Blattabacterium cuenoti:
- a CDS encoding Do family serine endopeptidase, whose amino-acid sequence MKKIVFYIVLSSIMSSIITIAAYKQYAKEDPLLFPYTSKTRLTSSDSSSLVSSAGFPDFTRVVSKTIHAVVNVKNYSKKYNNQFDPFDFFFGFPDDFGNNREKKPQRNEIPGLHGSGVILSPDGYIVTNNHVIKDAEKIEITLSDQRTYKAKLIGTDPSTDIALLKINETNLPFIYFSDSNKVQVGEWVLAIGNPFDLNSTVTAGIISAKNRSLGILRGETLSSSSIESFFQTDAAVNPGNSGGALINTNGELIGINTAISSASGNFIGYSFAAPSNLVAKVIQDIKKYGTVQRAYLGVRGMDLSKTEYLKAYNKETHQNIKSQQGFLIGEIFEKSGASDAGLKKGDIIKSIDGKPIQNVADLSFIVGTKHPGDKVNVNIIRNKQKIIFHVILKDLQGRTKIRTKEEMTPSELLGVIFEPLSQEYKKNFGIGYGIRIKEIRSGRLSAIGLEEGDIILSINGVNMKKPNDVDRVLKKYSGDVTIKSIKQNGQVYIAGFEMN is encoded by the coding sequence ATGAAGAAAATAGTTTTTTATATTGTACTGAGCAGTATTATGAGTTCAATAATAACTATTGCTGCATATAAACAATACGCTAAAGAAGACCCTTTACTTTTTCCATATACTTCAAAAACAAGGCTTACCTCATCAGATTCTTCCTCATTGGTTAGTTCTGCTGGTTTTCCTGATTTTACTAGAGTCGTATCAAAAACCATACATGCAGTAGTCAATGTTAAAAATTATTCAAAAAAATATAACAATCAATTTGATCCATTTGATTTCTTTTTTGGATTTCCTGATGATTTTGGAAACAATAGAGAAAAAAAACCTCAAAGAAATGAGATTCCTGGACTTCATGGATCTGGAGTCATTCTATCCCCTGATGGATATATTGTGACTAATAATCATGTCATAAAAGATGCAGAAAAAATAGAAATTACTCTTAGTGATCAAAGAACTTATAAAGCGAAATTAATAGGAACCGATCCTAGTACCGATATTGCTTTATTAAAAATTAATGAAACAAATTTACCCTTTATTTATTTTTCGGATTCTAATAAAGTACAAGTAGGAGAATGGGTTCTAGCGATAGGAAATCCTTTTGATTTAAACTCTACTGTTACAGCCGGGATCATAAGTGCAAAAAATAGAAGTTTGGGGATATTAAGAGGAGAAACACTATCATCTTCTTCTATTGAATCTTTTTTCCAAACAGATGCAGCGGTCAATCCTGGAAATAGTGGAGGTGCTTTAATTAACACAAATGGGGAATTAATTGGAATTAACACAGCCATTTCTTCAGCTTCAGGAAATTTTATAGGATATAGTTTTGCGGCTCCTTCTAATTTGGTAGCAAAAGTGATCCAAGACATAAAAAAATACGGAACCGTACAACGTGCATATTTAGGAGTGAGAGGAATGGATCTTTCTAAAACAGAATATTTAAAAGCTTATAATAAAGAAACACATCAAAATATAAAATCACAACAAGGTTTTTTAATAGGAGAAATATTTGAAAAAAGTGGAGCGTCAGATGCAGGACTTAAAAAAGGAGATATCATAAAAAGCATAGATGGAAAACCTATACAAAATGTTGCAGATCTTTCATTTATTGTAGGGACAAAACATCCAGGAGATAAAGTCAACGTGAATATTATACGTAACAAACAAAAGATAATTTTTCACGTTATTTTAAAAGATTTACAAGGAAGAACAAAAATAAGAACTAAAGAAGAAATGACTCCATCTGAATTATTAGGCGTAATATTTGAGCCACTTAGTCAAGAATATAAAAAAAATTTTGGAATTGGTTATGGTATTAGAATAAAAGAGATCAGATCAGGTCGTTTAAGTGCTATCGGTTTGGAAGAAGGAGATATCATTTTATCTATTAATGGAGTCAATATGAAAAAACCTAATGATGTGGATAGAGTTTTAAAAAAATACTCAGGAGATGTGACCATAAAATCGATAAAACAAAATGGACAAGTATATATAGCAGGATTTGAAATGAATTAA
- a CDS encoding OmpA family protein, giving the protein MRNVNFFIIALFTFFSSVFSQEDSKEKWFIRIGAHDINYYPITSPFEGFFLKKNNSFNPVISSIELEHQIKKHMGVYLNASLGMVDNPRWKIENNFFMKLSHGVNLYMLPHNKHNKFDPYLKLGLGYHKFNNYLNRELRISETKYFKTNKKNFFLLNSGLGFNLWMVPNFGFNVQSTYNQIFAKQSEDYLNFWKHNVGLIFRFGGTLQIHKHDHKTVGETDQDNFYSVLPIKEKEEEKEKKICCNNQEDSDNDGVLDQEDSCPNQFGLKKFQGCPDTDLDNIPDQEDSCPNQFGLKKFQGCPDTDLDNIPDQEDSCPNQFGLKKFQGCPDTDLDNIPDQEDRCPNKFGKKEHQGCPHVVFYPILFNFGKFSLSPHSLTKINKIAEIMINILPNSKFYINGYTDPNGKSDLNKILSVKRAYSVFEALVSKGVDASRIEIRGLGIEKKKGRCVEIIIKKS; this is encoded by the coding sequence ATGAGAAACGTCAATTTTTTTATTATTGCTTTATTTACTTTTTTTTCGTCTGTTTTTTCCCAAGAAGATTCGAAAGAAAAATGGTTTATCCGAATAGGAGCACATGATATAAATTATTATCCGATAACGTCTCCTTTTGAAGGTTTTTTTCTAAAAAAGAATAATAGTTTTAATCCCGTTATTTCTAGCATAGAATTAGAACATCAGATCAAGAAACATATGGGAGTGTATTTAAATGCTTCATTAGGAATGGTAGACAATCCAAGATGGAAAATAGAAAATAACTTTTTTATGAAGTTAAGTCATGGAGTGAATTTATATATGTTACCTCATAACAAGCATAACAAGTTTGATCCTTATTTAAAATTGGGATTAGGTTATCATAAATTCAATAATTATCTCAATAGAGAATTGAGAATTTCAGAAACAAAATATTTTAAAACGAATAAAAAAAATTTTTTTCTATTAAATAGTGGATTAGGGTTTAATTTATGGATGGTTCCTAACTTTGGATTTAATGTTCAAAGCACTTATAATCAAATATTTGCAAAACAATCAGAAGATTATTTAAATTTTTGGAAACATAATGTAGGATTGATTTTCCGTTTTGGTGGAACCCTACAAATTCATAAACATGATCATAAAACGGTTGGAGAAACAGATCAAGATAATTTTTATTCCGTTCTTCCCATTAAAGAAAAAGAAGAAGAAAAAGAAAAAAAAATTTGTTGTAATAATCAAGAAGACTCAGATAATGATGGAGTTTTAGATCAGGAAGATTCCTGTCCAAATCAATTTGGATTAAAAAAATTTCAGGGTTGTCCAGATACAGATTTAGATAATATTCCGGATCAGGAAGATTCCTGTCCAAATCAATTTGGATTAAAAAAATTTCAGGGTTGTCCAGATACAGATTTAGATAATATTCCGGATCAGGAAGATTCCTGTCCAAATCAATTTGGATTAAAAAAATTTCAGGGTTGTCCGGATACAGATTTAGATAATATTCCGGATCAGGAAGATAGATGCCCAAACAAATTTGGAAAAAAAGAACATCAAGGATGTCCTCATGTAGTTTTTTATCCTATTTTATTCAATTTTGGTAAATTTTCATTATCTCCTCATTCTTTAACAAAAATTAATAAAATTGCTGAAATCATGATTAATATTCTTCCTAATTCTAAATTTTACATCAATGGATATACAGATCCGAATGGAAAATCCGATTTGAATAAGATTCTATCTGTAAAAAGAGCTTATTCCGTATTTGAAGCTTTAGTATCTAAAGGGGTAGATGCTTCTAGAATAGAAATTAGAGGATTAGGAATCGAAAAGAAAAAAGGACGATGTGTTGAAATCATAATCAAAAAGTCATAA
- a CDS encoding redox-regulated ATPase YchF encodes MKCGIIGLPNTGKSTFFNLISNSKALSENFPFCTIEPNYGITKVPDKRLYELKKIINSPTTKIIPSEIKIVDIAGLIKGAHKGEGLGNKFLSHVRETNVIIHMIRFFRDKSVLHVEGSVNPIRDKEIIDMELQFKDIETIEKKLEKTIKKNQVNKSTHILKKISSFLKEGKNIRMYPFQENEQEYIKDLQLLTVKPVLYICNLDIDDKKLDQKTNLHIESMKKMVKRENSTLVILSLKKNCIELDQVLKNTYKLLNLQSFFTIGKKEIRSWSIPNPCTAYEASSVIHTDFKKGFIRAKVIHYNDFIKHRSEENVKKAGKILLAGKNYLIQDGDLIHFRFN; translated from the coding sequence ATGAAATGTGGAATTATAGGACTTCCCAATACGGGAAAATCAACATTTTTTAATCTGATTTCCAACTCAAAAGCTTTATCAGAAAATTTTCCTTTTTGTACCATAGAACCTAATTATGGAATCACAAAAGTTCCAGATAAAAGATTATACGAATTAAAAAAAATCATTAATTCTCCTACTACAAAAATTATTCCATCTGAAATAAAAATAGTAGATATAGCTGGATTAATTAAAGGGGCGCATAAAGGAGAAGGTTTAGGAAATAAATTTTTATCTCATGTTCGTGAAACAAATGTCATCATACACATGATTCGTTTTTTTCGTGATAAAAGTGTCCTTCATGTGGAAGGATCTGTAAATCCTATTAGAGATAAAGAGATTATTGATATGGAATTACAGTTTAAAGACATAGAAACGATAGAAAAAAAATTAGAAAAAACTATTAAAAAAAATCAAGTCAATAAATCTACACATATACTGAAAAAAATTTCTTCTTTTTTAAAAGAAGGAAAAAATATTAGAATGTATCCCTTTCAAGAAAATGAACAAGAATATATAAAAGATTTACAGTTACTCACTGTTAAACCTGTTCTTTATATATGTAATCTAGACATAGATGATAAAAAATTAGATCAAAAAACTAATTTGCATATAGAAAGTATGAAAAAAATGGTAAAAAGGGAAAATTCTACTTTAGTAATTTTATCATTAAAAAAAAATTGTATAGAACTTGATCAAGTGTTGAAAAATACCTATAAATTACTAAACTTACAAAGTTTTTTTACGATAGGAAAAAAAGAAATTCGATCTTGGTCTATTCCTAATCCATGTACAGCTTATGAAGCGTCTTCAGTGATTCATACAGATTTTAAAAAAGGATTTATTCGAGCAAAAGTTATTCATTATAATGATTTTATAAAACATAGATCTGAAGAAAATGTGAAAAAAGCAGGAAAAATATTATTAGCAGGAAAAAATTATCTCATTCAAGATGGAGATCTTATTCACTTCCGATTCAATTAA
- the tatC gene encoding twin-arginine translocase subunit TatC, translated as MNKNKMPFWKHIEELRKHIIHCLCAIIIAMIILMNNKYIIFDYIIFGPAKTDFITYRVFYKLANSFLGIHLNSVSFLDKNLEIQNRQIFGQFNIYVWTCFIGGVILSFPYVVYEFWKFIKPALSDEEKKYSLWILIMVTFLFLLGIFFGYFVLCPFLIHFGYSFRISYIPKNIFDLSDYISLIVHSVFSMGILFLFPFLIFFLTKMELISYSFLKKYRKHAFLILLVIASAITPGDILSTIIVLIPLLILYQVSVYISFQTNKKAS; from the coding sequence ATGAATAAAAATAAAATGCCGTTTTGGAAACATATAGAGGAATTAAGAAAACATATAATTCATTGTCTTTGTGCAATCATTATTGCAATGATTATTTTAATGAACAATAAATATATTATATTTGATTACATTATTTTTGGTCCCGCAAAAACAGATTTCATTACTTACCGTGTTTTTTACAAATTAGCAAATTCATTTTTAGGTATACATTTGAACTCCGTTTCTTTTTTAGATAAAAATTTAGAAATACAAAATAGACAAATATTTGGTCAATTCAATATTTATGTATGGACTTGCTTCATAGGAGGAGTCATTTTATCATTTCCTTATGTTGTTTATGAATTTTGGAAATTTATTAAACCGGCTCTTTCGGATGAAGAAAAGAAATATTCTCTATGGATATTGATCATGGTTACTTTTTTGTTTTTATTAGGTATTTTTTTCGGTTATTTTGTATTATGTCCATTTTTAATTCATTTTGGATATTCTTTTAGAATAAGTTATATTCCGAAAAATATATTTGATTTATCAGATTATATTTCTTTAATCGTTCATTCCGTGTTTTCTATGGGGATTCTTTTTTTATTTCCATTTCTTATATTTTTTCTAACTAAAATGGAATTAATATCTTATTCATTTTTAAAAAAATACAGAAAACATGCTTTTCTGATCCTGTTAGTTATAGCTTCTGCTATAACACCTGGAGATATTTTAAGTACAATCATCGTATTAATTCCTCTTCTAATACTTTATCAAGTAAGTGTATATATCTCTTTTCAGACAAACAAAAAAGCCTCTTGA
- a CDS encoding zinc-binding metallopeptidase family protein, protein MSNYSYSINSESIQFLEKYLNKCSPTGNENEGQQIWTNHISSYIEKIQTDLYGTAVGIINPNSPYKLILEAHVDEISWYVNYITEEGIIYVSRNGGTDHQIAPSKRVIIHTEKGFIHGVFGWPAIHTRKPSSEKYPNVENLFVDIGVSNKTEAINMGVHVGCMITYPDKFFIMNQNYFVSKALDNKIGGFIIAEVAKIIIENGINLKFGLYIVNSVQEEVGFKGAKMISQTIQPNVAIVTDVIHDTCSPMIDKKIQGDIKCGLGPVIGYAPSIHKSIRELMINTANRKKIHFQRLVSSSTGTDTDAFAYSNKGVLSALISIPLKYMHTTVEMVHKKDVELTILLIFETLQEINNNINQFFIN, encoded by the coding sequence ATGAGTAATTATTCATATTCAATTAATAGTGAATCTATTCAATTTCTTGAAAAATATTTGAATAAATGTTCCCCAACAGGAAATGAAAATGAAGGACAACAAATATGGACAAACCATATTAGTTCTTATATAGAAAAAATACAAACTGATTTATATGGGACAGCAGTAGGAATTATTAATCCTAATTCTCCATACAAATTGATTCTTGAAGCTCATGTTGATGAAATATCATGGTACGTTAATTATATCACAGAAGAAGGAATAATATATGTATCTCGTAATGGAGGTACCGATCATCAAATTGCTCCATCTAAAAGAGTAATCATTCATACGGAAAAAGGATTTATACATGGAGTATTTGGATGGCCTGCTATTCATACAAGAAAACCTTCATCAGAAAAATATCCTAATGTAGAGAATCTATTTGTAGATATTGGTGTTTCCAATAAGACTGAAGCAATTAATATGGGGGTTCATGTAGGTTGTATGATTACTTATCCTGATAAGTTTTTTATTATGAATCAAAATTATTTTGTATCTAAAGCATTAGATAATAAAATAGGAGGGTTTATTATAGCAGAAGTAGCAAAAATTATAATTGAAAATGGGATAAATCTAAAATTTGGATTATATATAGTAAATTCAGTTCAAGAAGAAGTGGGTTTTAAAGGGGCAAAAATGATTTCTCAAACTATACAACCCAATGTGGCAATTGTTACCGATGTCATACATGATACTTGTAGTCCTATGATTGATAAAAAAATACAAGGGGATATCAAATGTGGATTAGGACCTGTCATTGGATATGCTCCTTCAATACATAAAAGTATTAGAGAATTGATGATTAATACTGCTAATAGGAAAAAAATACATTTTCAACGTTTGGTATCATCTAGCACAGGAACAGATACAGATGCTTTCGCTTATTCCAATAAGGGAGTATTGTCTGCTTTAATTTCCATTCCTCTTAAATATATGCATACTACAGTAGAAATGGTTCATAAAAAAGATGTAGAACTAACTATATTACTTATTTTTGAAACTTTACAAGAAATTAATAATAATATAAATCAGTTTTTTATTAATTGA
- a CDS encoding nucleotide pyrophosphohydrolase has protein sequence MEIKDLQKLVHNWIINYGIRYFDILTNTILLSEEVGEVSRIIARNYGEQSKKKNCKKNEDLGEELSDVLFIIICLANQTGIDLEKSFHRKLEKKKRRDHVRHHKNKKLK, from the coding sequence TTGGAAATTAAAGATTTACAAAAATTAGTTCATAATTGGATCATAAATTATGGAATTCGTTATTTTGATATATTAACGAATACAATTCTTTTATCTGAAGAAGTGGGGGAAGTTTCTAGAATTATTGCTAGAAATTATGGAGAACAATCAAAAAAAAAAAACTGTAAAAAAAATGAAGATCTTGGAGAAGAATTATCAGATGTATTATTTATTATAATTTGTTTAGCAAATCAGACTGGAATAGATTTGGAAAAATCATTTCATAGAAAATTAGAAAAAAAGAAAAGAAGAGATCATGTCAGACATCATAAAAATAAAAAATTGAAATAA
- a CDS encoding LptF/LptG family permease yields MKIIDRYIIRNFIVTFIFITISLQILSIVIDISQRMHRLENNQGSIKEALIFYYPFWSIWLINTFSPISVFLSVIFFTSKLTHHSEITAILSSGISFRRLTLPYLVSAIMIGIIALIINYYFLPIANKKKNQFHYQYMLSPRHKNKYEKNQTISTQISKNEYIFIQNFSKKKNIGKKCVYQKFNGKNITYILKSKIIYWYKKYNIYILFDYRETTIKKNRDFFVMGNYKIIRLPIKPEQFLPEEYIAETMNIHELKKFINMEGDKKNINMHLNEYYQRTSLPFSTLIFTILGLSISTRKKKGEIAYNMIIGIILAFFYIFFIEITKIYSNKDYIPSYLSVWLPNVIYGIITLFFYWNRSK; encoded by the coding sequence ATGAAAATTATTGATCGTTATATAATTCGTAATTTCATTGTGACTTTCATATTTATTACCATTTCTCTACAGATCTTATCTATAGTTATAGACATATCTCAACGGATGCATCGTTTAGAAAATAATCAAGGATCTATTAAAGAAGCTTTAATTTTTTATTATCCTTTTTGGTCCATATGGTTAATTAACACTTTTTCTCCTATTTCTGTTTTTTTGTCTGTTATTTTTTTCACATCTAAATTAACCCATCATTCAGAAATCACAGCGATTCTATCAAGCGGAATTAGTTTTAGAAGATTGACACTTCCTTATTTGGTCTCAGCTATTATGATAGGAATTATAGCTTTAATCATCAATTATTATTTTTTACCTATAGCTAACAAAAAGAAAAATCAATTTCATTATCAATATATGTTAAGTCCAAGACATAAAAATAAATATGAAAAAAATCAAACGATCAGTACTCAAATTTCAAAAAATGAATATATTTTTATTCAAAATTTTTCAAAAAAGAAAAATATAGGAAAAAAATGTGTATATCAAAAATTTAATGGAAAAAATATAACATATATTCTAAAATCTAAAATCATATATTGGTATAAAAAATATAACATATATATTCTATTTGATTACAGAGAAACTACAATCAAGAAAAATCGTGATTTTTTTGTTATGGGAAATTATAAAATTATAAGACTACCCATAAAACCGGAACAATTTTTACCGGAAGAATATATAGCAGAAACTATGAATATTCATGAGTTGAAAAAATTTATTAATATGGAAGGAGACAAAAAAAATATAAATATGCATTTAAATGAATATTATCAAAGAACAAGTTTACCCTTTTCTACTTTAATATTCACAATTTTGGGTTTATCTATATCTACAAGAAAAAAAAAAGGAGAAATTGCTTATAACATGATTATAGGAATTATATTAGCTTTTTTTTATATTTTTTTTATAGAAATCACAAAAATATATTCCAACAAAGATTATATTCCTTCTTATTTATCTGTTTGGCTTCCCAATGTTATTTATGGAATCATTACCTTGTTCTTTTATTGGAATAGAAGTAAATAA
- a CDS encoding transketolase yields MNVRYLKDLCIQVRRDVLRMVNNAKSGHPGGSLGCTEYLVSLYQKIMHYNSNKFSIDGKGEDLFFLSNGHISPVYYSILARSGFFSIKELSTFRKLNSRLQGHPSVHGGLPGIRISSGSLGQGMSISIGAALSKKLNKELSSIIYSLHGDGELNEGQIWEAVLYAGSRKIDNYIATVDYNGQQIDGTTDEVLPLGDLKKKFESFDWKVLEELEGNNIEKVINILKKAQNETGKGKPILIILYTQMGYGVDFMVGNNAWHGKAPNEEELKKALHQLPETSLGDYPL; encoded by the coding sequence ATGAATGTACGTTATTTAAAAGATTTGTGTATTCAAGTGAGAAGAGATGTTTTACGTATGGTAAATAACGCAAAATCTGGACATCCTGGTGGATCTTTAGGGTGTACAGAGTATTTGGTTTCTTTATATCAAAAGATCATGCATTATAATTCAAATAAATTTTCTATAGATGGGAAAGGAGAAGACCTTTTTTTCTTATCCAATGGACATATATCTCCTGTTTATTATAGCATATTAGCTCGTTCTGGTTTTTTTTCGATTAAAGAATTATCTACTTTTAGAAAGTTAAATTCTCGTTTACAAGGACATCCATCTGTACATGGAGGACTACCCGGAATACGAATTTCTTCTGGTTCTTTAGGACAAGGAATGTCTATATCTATTGGTGCTGCTTTATCAAAAAAACTAAACAAAGAATTGAGTAGTATAATTTACAGTTTGCATGGAGATGGAGAATTAAATGAAGGACAAATTTGGGAAGCAGTTTTATATGCAGGTTCTAGAAAAATAGATAATTATATAGCTACTGTAGATTATAATGGGCAACAAATAGATGGGACAACAGATGAAGTATTACCTTTAGGAGATTTAAAAAAAAAATTCGAATCCTTTGATTGGAAAGTTCTAGAAGAATTAGAAGGAAACAATATTGAAAAAGTGATTAACATTTTAAAAAAAGCCCAAAATGAAACTGGAAAAGGAAAACCTATTTTAATCATATTATATACTCAAATGGGATATGGTGTAGATTTTATGGTGGGAAATAATGCATGGCATGGAAAAGCTCCCAATGAAGAAGAATTGAAGAAAGCTTTACATCAACTTCCTGAAACTTCTTTAGGAGACTATCCATTATAA
- the smpB gene encoding SsrA-binding protein SmpB, with the protein MSILNRKARFKYHFMEHYVSGIQLFGTEVKSIRQNKANIMESFCQMRHGELYSINMYIAEYKFGTNWNHSSRRERKLLLKKQELIKINKKLKNPGLTLIPIELFFNDKGYIKMKIVLAKGKKTYDKRESLRKKDFFREIQQSFKLKNRI; encoded by the coding sequence ATGAGTATTCTCAATAGAAAAGCAAGATTTAAATATCATTTTATGGAACATTACGTATCTGGAATACAATTATTTGGTACAGAAGTAAAATCAATAAGACAAAATAAGGCCAATATAATGGAAAGTTTTTGTCAAATGAGACATGGAGAGTTGTATTCTATCAATATGTATATAGCTGAATATAAATTTGGAACAAACTGGAATCACTCAAGTAGAAGAGAAAGAAAATTATTATTGAAAAAACAAGAATTAATAAAAATCAATAAAAAATTAAAAAATCCAGGTTTAACTTTAATACCCATAGAATTATTTTTTAATGATAAAGGATATATAAAAATGAAAATAGTTTTAGCTAAAGGAAAAAAAACATATGATAAACGTGAATCTTTGCGTAAAAAAGATTTTTTTAGGGAAATTCAGCAATCTTTTAAATTAAAAAATCGTATTTAA
- the dapF gene encoding diaminopimelate epimerase, translated as MKLNFYKYQGTGNDFILLDSRQQKIENPFLFKKLCDRHFGVGADGIILIQNDDEYKSDFYMKYCNSDGKESTMCGNGGRCAISFANQLGIPKKNKIHFRAIDGYHDGFIRNNDNLVSIKLLDIDKNTIEIHKKYVFLNTGSPHHILFVEKINEKNIYQEGKKIRFQSPYLEKGVNVNFVKILKNNMLQVRTYERGVENETLSCGTGVVASVIAACETNKIKNDVGEILVQTLGGKLWVSLKKTKNEYFDIHLTGNVKFIFKGSILMEDFYKSKKNE; from the coding sequence ATGAAATTGAATTTTTATAAATATCAAGGAACTGGAAATGATTTCATACTCCTAGATTCTAGACAACAAAAAATAGAAAATCCTTTTTTATTTAAAAAATTGTGTGATAGACATTTTGGAGTTGGAGCCGATGGAATTATTTTGATTCAAAATGATGATGAATATAAAAGTGATTTTTATATGAAATATTGTAATTCTGATGGAAAAGAAAGCACAATGTGTGGAAATGGGGGGAGATGTGCAATTTCTTTTGCGAATCAATTAGGAATCCCAAAAAAAAATAAAATTCATTTTCGAGCTATAGATGGATATCATGATGGATTTATAAGGAATAATGATAATTTGGTTTCTATAAAACTTCTTGATATAGATAAAAATACAATAGAAATTCATAAAAAATACGTTTTTTTAAATACAGGTTCTCCACATCATATTTTATTTGTAGAAAAAATCAATGAAAAAAACATATATCAAGAAGGAAAAAAAATTAGATTTCAAAGTCCTTATTTGGAAAAAGGAGTCAATGTGAATTTTGTAAAAATACTTAAAAATAATATGCTACAAGTTCGTACTTATGAAAGAGGAGTAGAAAACGAAACTTTATCTTGTGGAACAGGAGTTGTTGCCTCTGTCATCGCCGCATGTGAAACAAATAAAATAAAAAATGATGTGGGAGAAATTTTAGTCCAAACTCTTGGAGGAAAATTATGGGTTTCATTAAAAAAAACAAAAAATGAATATTTTGATATTCATTTAACCGGAAATGTTAAATTTATATTTAAAGGATCCATCCTTATGGAGGATTTTTATAAATCGAAAAAAAATGAGTAA
- a CDS encoding transketolase family protein translates to MRQYENQGLKETRAGFGKALTFLGRKNHKVVALCADLTTSLFMDQFSQEFPERFFQIGIAEANMIGIAAGLSIGEYIPFAGTFANFATSRVYDQIRQSIAYSYKNVKICASHSGLTIGEDGATHQSLEDIGMMKMLPGMTVINTCDYNQTYAATIAISNHFGPVYLRFGRPSVANFTDEDQIFEIGKAVVLTEGKDVTIVSTGHLVWESLEASKILYEKKGIECEVINVHTIKPLDEHTILKSINKTKCIVTAEEHNYWGGLGESIARVLTTVKNKKWSVIQSLVAVNDIFGESGKPMELLKKYDIDRESIINHVEFVLKNKNKQ, encoded by the coding sequence ATGAGACAATATGAAAATCAAGGACTAAAAGAAACGAGAGCCGGTTTTGGAAAAGCTTTAACTTTTTTGGGAAGAAAAAATCATAAAGTAGTCGCATTATGTGCAGATCTTACGACTTCTTTGTTTATGGATCAGTTTTCACAAGAATTTCCTGAAAGATTTTTTCAAATAGGAATCGCAGAAGCTAATATGATAGGAATTGCAGCTGGACTTAGTATTGGGGAATATATTCCATTTGCTGGAACATTTGCTAATTTTGCTACATCTCGTGTTTATGATCAAATACGACAGTCCATTGCTTATTCTTACAAAAATGTAAAAATATGTGCTTCTCATTCTGGATTAACGATAGGAGAAGATGGAGCAACACATCAAAGTTTAGAAGATATAGGAATGATGAAAATGTTACCTGGTATGACCGTGATTAATACTTGTGATTATAATCAAACTTATGCCGCAACGATAGCCATATCTAATCATTTTGGTCCAGTATATTTACGTTTTGGTCGTCCTTCTGTAGCTAATTTTACAGATGAAGATCAAATATTTGAAATTGGAAAAGCGGTAGTATTAACAGAGGGAAAAGATGTTACTATTGTTAGTACAGGACATTTAGTTTGGGAGTCTTTAGAAGCATCTAAGATTTTATACGAAAAAAAAGGAATAGAATGTGAAGTTATTAATGTTCATACAATTAAACCATTAGATGAACATACAATTTTGAAATCGATTAATAAAACAAAATGTATTGTTACTGCAGAAGAACACAATTATTGGGGAGGATTAGGAGAAAGTATTGCCAGAGTATTGACCACTGTTAAGAATAAAAAATGGTCTGTTATTCAAAGTTTAGTAGCTGTTAACGACATTTTTGGAGAAAGTGGAAAGCCTATGGAACTTTTAAAAAAATATGATATTGATCGTGAATCTATTATAAATCATGTAGAATTCGTTTTGAAAAATAAAAACAAACAATAA